The following nucleotide sequence is from Phytoactinopolyspora mesophila.
GTTCTTGGGCTGGACACCGAAGCGGAGCCAGTTCGCACACGTCGGCGCACACGGCAGCCAACGAACCTCTTCGGCGATCCGGTCAATGTGTGCTTGCCGGGCCGCCGAGACTTCGCCATCGTCGTTGAGGTCGTCGGAGATGTTCTTGGTGAGGTATTTGGTGAGGTAGCCGACGCGGCGGTCAGCCGCAGGAGTCCCAGCGAGGATGCCTTGCATGTCGATCTGGGTACCGAACCGGACCACATGCGCCGGTTCCGCGTCAGGGTCGGCGTCGAGCTGGTCGAGGGCTTCATCCCAGGTCGGCAGCAGCTCGCCCGTGTCTGAGTCGCAGTAGCCGCCTGTGTGCTCGTCCCACACCGGCAGCCGATCCACGTAGGCCGCCTCATCGAACGAGGGCCACCACAGTTGGTGGTAGGTCGCGGCCACCACTTGCCGGACCAGCGCACGCGGGAACGTCCCCCGTACGGCGGCATGCAGATGCGGGGCGAGGCGGCGTTGTGGTTCGACGGTGGCGAAGTACTGCACCGGGACCCCGGTGGCGCGGCGTAGGTTCTGCCAGAACCGGTCGATCAGTTTTGGGAAGTGCAGCGCATCCAACGCCGCCCGCCGGTAGTCATACGAGCCCGGATGGACCGGGACGCCTTCACGGGTTACCCGCCCGTAGGACGGCATCGTCAACGTGAGGAACATCGACGGCCTGTAGATCTTCCCCTCCGGTGTGTCGAACACCCGTCCCAGGGTCGTGTGCTGCTTCGGCGGACGTGGCAAGTCATCGGCGTCATCGCGGCGACGAGTGGAGCGCACACGACGCGCACCTTCCCCCGCCCCATCGCCGTCGCCCTCGCCTTGCCCCTCGTCGTCATCTTGGCTCTCGTCGGTGTCGGTGTCGGTGTCGGTGTCGGTGTCGGTGTCGGTGTCGGTGTCGGTGTCGGTGTCGGTGGTGGGTTCTTGGGTGAGGTTGTCCCGCGTCAAGTAGTTGGCAAGATTTCTTCTCGATCGAAGTTGGGGATGGTGGGGTCGGCTAGGCCCTGGTGCACCTCCTTCGGCCGGTTCCAGGCGATGGCCTCGTGGGGGCGGGTCTCGTTGTACTCGACGCGGTAGTCCTCGGCCCGTTTGGCGAGCATGATCGCGTCGTCGATCTCGTCGATGTAGAGCCGTTCGTACTTCAGGGTTCCGAACCCGCGCTCGCGGGAGCCGTTCTGCTCAGGAGTCCGAACCCGGGTTCTGACGTGGGCCAGTTCGGGATGTGTAGCGATGAACGCTTCGAACGCGAACGAGCGGAACGGGCCCCCGTTGTCGGTCACGATCGTCACCATCGGCAGCAGTTCGCCAGTCTGTTCGTTGACCTGGCACAGATCGGCCAGCGGGTGGCCGAACAGGGCCTCGTAGTCGGCCAGCGCGAGCTCGACAGCGGCGATCGCGTCGTGCTGGTTCGCCGTGGGTGACACGTGCCATGGGTGCTCGTACTTCGAGTAGTAGTCCCGGCATCCGGCGATGCGCCACGTCCCGCCTGTGGTGGTTTCAAACTCGGAAAAGTCCAGTTGCCACACCTGGTTCGGTGCGGTCGGCGTCTCAGCGAAAGCGGCCTTGCGGCGCTCAGCAAGTTTGCGGCGTTC
It contains:
- a CDS encoding replication initiator, translated to MTRDNLTQEPTTDTDTDTDTDTDTDTDTDTDTDESQDDDEGQGEGDGDGAGEGARRVRSTRRRDDADDLPRPPKQHTTLGRVFDTPEGKIYRPSMFLTLTMPSYGRVTREGVPVHPGSYDYRRAALDALHFPKLIDRFWQNLRRATGVPVQYFATVEPQRRLAPHLHAAVRGTFPRALVRQVVAATYHQLWWPSFDEAAYVDRLPVWDEHTGGYCDSDTGELLPTWDEALDQLDADPDAEPAHVVRFGTQIDMQGILAGTPAADRRVGYLTKYLTKNISDDLNDDGEVSAARQAHIDRIAEEVRWLPCAPTCANWLRFGVQPKNTRPGLVPGLCRSKAHDRDHLGLGGRRVLVSRKWTGKTLTEHKADRSAIVRTVLEDAGIDMDDHGEFSATATRADGHPRYLWSPVKPGDTDAPSYLRLIAHAITRRQRWREQYEQAKQRAGPPAPNLSATIPGAATAA
- a CDS encoding integrase core domain-containing protein, which encodes MIRIDAGMSTSRWCKLFDVPERTWRRWQAKARAGRKQKGPWPRPARDAATEWVRQHALAHPAWGHRKIWAMVRHDGHVVSQATVLRALRDEGLLLPAHYQRERRKLAERRKAAFAETPTAPNQVWQLDFSEFETTTGGTWRIAGCRDYYSKYEHPWHVSPTANQHDAIAAVELALADYEALFGHPLADLCQVNEQTGELLPMVTIVTDNGGPFRSFAFEAFIATHPELAHVRTRVRTPEQNGSRERGFGTLKYERLYIDEIDDAIMLAKRAEDYRVEYNETRPHEAIAWNRPKEVHQGLADPTIPNFDREEILPTT